The Streptomyces sp. NBC_00344 genome includes a window with the following:
- a CDS encoding glycoside hydrolase family 2 protein, with the protein MSLPHAHHTSAQPNGVPRPEYPRPGFVRQDWLNLNGSWQFAFDPGDSGLERGLVHAELEGEIQVPFCPESELSGIGDTDFHAAVWYRRTVRVPAGWSGRHVLLHFGAVDHDATVWVDGVEAGRHSGGFTSFTVDLGDLAAQRDGEAVIVVRARDARHGPQARGKQSYEYANSACHYTRTTGIWQTVWMEPVAATHLRRPRITPDLGSGSFHLEIPLTANRPGHRLRARLRDDAGTVVESSVPAGLDMAPRIFLAIPDDRRRPWSPEDPHLYTLDIDLLDGEGAMIDSAVCTAGLRSVAVDGKRLLLNGRPVFQRLVLDQGWYPDGLMTAPDDAALVKDIELAFAAGFNGARLHQKVFEERFLHHADRLGYLVWGEFGDWGCSEGRTTQDNQRPTAGYTAQWLEAVERDYSHPSIVGWCPLNETHQELHDRPTVLDDVTRAMFLATKAADTSRPVIDASGYAHRVVETDVYDSHNYEQDPAAFRTQMAGLAKDEPFINPQDQGPGAADWSVPYRGQPYFCSEFGGIWWNQEEAAASSGDDRGVSWGYGQRPRTEEEFQQRFAGLTGVLLDDPDMFGYCYTQLTDVFQEQNGVYHFDRTPKLDTDRLRAAQQRPAAYEERRR; encoded by the coding sequence ATGTCCCTGCCTCACGCCCACCACACATCCGCACAGCCGAACGGAGTCCCGCGACCTGAGTATCCCCGTCCCGGGTTCGTCCGGCAGGACTGGCTGAATCTCAACGGCAGCTGGCAATTCGCCTTCGATCCTGGCGACAGCGGTCTGGAGCGGGGGCTGGTGCACGCCGAACTGGAGGGCGAGATCCAGGTGCCCTTCTGTCCCGAGTCCGAACTCTCGGGTATCGGCGACACCGATTTCCACGCCGCGGTCTGGTATCGCCGTACGGTCCGGGTCCCGGCCGGCTGGTCCGGACGCCATGTACTGCTGCACTTCGGCGCCGTCGATCACGACGCGACCGTCTGGGTCGACGGAGTCGAGGCGGGCAGGCACAGCGGAGGTTTCACCTCGTTCACCGTGGACCTGGGCGACCTCGCAGCGCAGCGGGACGGCGAAGCGGTGATCGTCGTACGGGCCCGCGACGCCAGGCACGGGCCGCAGGCGCGCGGCAAGCAGTCCTACGAGTACGCCAACAGCGCCTGCCACTACACCAGGACGACAGGGATCTGGCAGACCGTCTGGATGGAGCCGGTCGCCGCGACGCATCTGCGTCGCCCGCGCATCACCCCCGATCTGGGATCGGGCAGCTTCCATCTGGAGATCCCGCTCACCGCCAACCGTCCCGGGCACCGCCTCAGGGCGCGGCTCCGCGACGACGCCGGCACCGTGGTCGAGAGCTCGGTCCCGGCCGGCCTCGACATGGCGCCGAGGATCTTCCTCGCGATACCCGACGACCGTCGCCGGCCGTGGTCGCCCGAGGATCCGCACCTCTACACCCTGGACATCGATCTGCTGGACGGCGAAGGCGCCATGATCGACTCCGCGGTCTGCACCGCGGGACTGCGCTCGGTCGCCGTGGACGGCAAGCGGCTGCTGCTCAACGGCCGGCCGGTCTTCCAGCGGCTGGTACTCGACCAGGGCTGGTACCCGGACGGGCTGATGACCGCTCCCGACGACGCCGCGCTGGTGAAGGACATCGAGCTGGCGTTCGCCGCGGGGTTCAACGGCGCGCGGCTGCACCAGAAGGTCTTCGAGGAGCGGTTCCTGCACCACGCCGACCGGCTCGGCTATCTCGTCTGGGGCGAGTTCGGCGACTGGGGCTGCAGCGAAGGACGCACCACACAGGACAACCAGCGGCCCACCGCCGGTTACACGGCTCAGTGGCTGGAGGCGGTGGAGCGCGACTACTCGCATCCGTCGATCGTCGGCTGGTGCCCGCTCAACGAGACCCATCAGGAACTGCACGACCGGCCCACCGTGCTGGACGACGTCACCCGGGCGATGTTCCTCGCCACCAAGGCCGCCGACACCTCCCGGCCGGTCATCGACGCCTCCGGCTACGCACACCGGGTGGTGGAGACCGACGTCTACGACTCCCACAACTACGAGCAGGACCCGGCCGCGTTCCGCACCCAGATGGCCGGACTGGCGAAGGACGAGCCGTTCATCAACCCGCAGGACCAGGGGCCCGGCGCGGCCGACTGGTCGGTTCCGTACCGCGGACAGCCCTATTTCTGCAGCGAGTTCGGCGGGATCTGGTGGAATCAGGAGGAGGCGGCGGCCTCTTCGGGTGACGACCGCGGGGTCTCCTGGGGCTACGGTCAGCGTCCGCGCACCGAGGAGGAGTTCCAGCAGCGCTTCGCAGGACTGACCGGAGTACTGCTCGACGACCCCGACATGTTCGGCTACTGCTACACCCAGCTCACCGATGTCTTCCAGGAACAGAACGGTGTCTACCACTTCGACCGCACCCCGAAGCTGGACACCGACCGGTTGCGCGCGGCCCAGCAACGGCCGGCGGCCTACGAGGAGCGGCGGCGATGA
- a CDS encoding extracellular solute-binding protein — MSPLSRRALLRGAGAGALLPALGACGSPAASVASADEIQYWNLFAGPDGNLMKDMTRKIEQRVPDLRVNTTVLDWGPPYYTKLAMASVGGRAPDIAVMHLTRLPGYAPGGLLEPWDMDLLAEFGVRRQDINPTVFKRGLYEGKPFAVPLDTHPFIMFYDRDMMDRSGLLRTDGQPLPFESPAHCLEVAKKLRKDTGKLGPVFGHVNDGANAWRMFWTLFSQTGGAFDLTGARAGIDIDRAVDVVRFMAELIRPDCRTMEISTAIADFANGQSPAIFNGEWDLNTFRTAKKDKLGAAPFPTIFDKPAGAADSHSLVLPRQNHVDPAKRRQAHRFAAELLKSSLAWAGGGHIPAYLPVTASKAYAQLHPQHEYAQAANQPALDPKAWFTGAGSDFQNRMCQALQLTLISGAAPEKAVRKMVSEINTLLSKPNPA; from the coding sequence ATGAGCCCGCTGTCGAGGCGCGCGCTGCTGCGCGGCGCCGGCGCGGGGGCACTGCTTCCCGCGCTCGGCGCGTGCGGTTCGCCGGCCGCGAGCGTCGCGAGCGCCGACGAGATCCAGTACTGGAATCTCTTCGCCGGCCCGGACGGCAACCTGATGAAGGACATGACCCGGAAGATCGAGCAACGGGTTCCGGATCTCAGGGTCAACACCACCGTGCTGGACTGGGGACCGCCGTACTACACCAAACTCGCCATGGCCTCGGTCGGCGGCCGGGCTCCCGACATCGCGGTCATGCACCTCACCCGGCTGCCCGGATACGCGCCGGGTGGTCTGCTCGAACCCTGGGACATGGACCTGCTGGCCGAATTCGGCGTCCGCCGGCAGGACATCAATCCGACGGTCTTCAAGCGCGGTCTGTACGAGGGGAAACCGTTCGCCGTCCCCCTCGACACCCACCCCTTCATCATGTTCTACGACCGCGACATGATGGACAGATCCGGGCTGTTGCGGACCGACGGGCAGCCGCTTCCCTTCGAGTCGCCGGCCCACTGTCTGGAAGTGGCGAAGAAGCTCCGCAAGGACACCGGCAAGCTCGGGCCCGTCTTCGGCCACGTCAACGACGGCGCCAACGCCTGGCGGATGTTCTGGACCCTGTTCAGCCAGACGGGCGGGGCCTTCGATCTCACCGGTGCGCGTGCCGGCATCGACATCGACCGGGCGGTCGACGTGGTGCGCTTCATGGCGGAGCTCATACGTCCCGACTGCCGCACCATGGAAATCTCCACCGCCATCGCGGACTTCGCCAACGGGCAGTCCCCGGCGATCTTCAACGGTGAGTGGGATCTCAACACCTTCAGGACCGCCAAGAAGGACAAGCTCGGCGCCGCACCCTTCCCCACCATCTTCGACAAGCCCGCGGGGGCGGCCGACAGCCACTCCCTCGTGCTGCCCCGGCAGAACCACGTCGATCCCGCGAAGCGACGTCAGGCACACCGGTTCGCCGCCGAACTGCTCAAGTCGAGCCTGGCGTGGGCGGGCGGCGGCCACATTCCGGCCTATCTGCCGGTCACCGCGTCGAAGGCGTACGCACAGCTGCATCCGCAGCACGAATACGCCCAGGCGGCGAACCAGCCCGCCCTCGACCCGAAGGCCTGGTTCACCGGAGCGGGGTCGGACTTCCAGAACCGGATGTGCCAGGCCCTGCAGCTGACGCTCATCTCCGGAGCGGCTCCCGAGAAGGCCGTGAGGAAGATGGTCTCCGAGATCAACACCCTTCTGTCCAAGCCGAATCCGGCCTGA
- a CDS encoding carbohydrate ABC transporter permease: MSSLRIPLRASARSGTARPSRRGAPGSSGWPFVLPFLVFFGLFLVLPIGYGLWMSFTDSSLTGHGDNTFAGLDNYAEALTDPEVWSSLENTVWFTVLTSVPLVVVALVMALLVHTGMPGQWVWRLSFFAPYLLPVAVVTQVWSLLFQPDLGLLNSMLKAVGIDGIGWLVDEKYAMWSIALLTLWWTVGFNFLLYLAALQAVPDHLYEAAAIDGAGAWRRLWSITLPQLRRTTALIAVLQVLASLKVFDQIYLLTKGGPDNSTKPIIEYIYDTGFANYRLGYASAVSYVFFAIVIILSIAQLKIFSRRED, encoded by the coding sequence ATGAGTTCCCTCCGCATTCCCCTGCGCGCCTCCGCACGGTCCGGCACCGCCCGTCCGTCCCGCCGGGGTGCCCCCGGCTCGTCGGGCTGGCCCTTCGTACTTCCCTTCCTGGTCTTCTTCGGGCTCTTTCTGGTCCTGCCGATCGGCTACGGCCTGTGGATGAGTTTCACCGACTCCAGCCTGACCGGACACGGCGACAACACCTTCGCCGGCCTGGACAACTACGCCGAGGCGCTGACCGACCCCGAGGTGTGGTCGAGCCTCGAGAACACGGTCTGGTTCACCGTGCTGACGTCCGTCCCGCTGGTCGTGGTGGCCCTCGTGATGGCCCTGCTCGTGCATACCGGAATGCCGGGGCAATGGGTGTGGCGGCTGTCGTTCTTCGCGCCCTATCTGCTGCCAGTCGCCGTGGTCACCCAGGTGTGGTCCCTGTTGTTCCAGCCCGACCTCGGGCTCCTCAACTCGATGCTGAAGGCCGTCGGCATCGACGGGATCGGCTGGCTGGTCGACGAGAAGTACGCGATGTGGTCCATCGCTCTGCTGACCCTCTGGTGGACGGTGGGCTTCAACTTCCTGCTGTATCTGGCGGCGTTGCAGGCCGTTCCCGACCACCTGTACGAAGCGGCGGCCATCGACGGGGCAGGTGCGTGGCGCAGGCTGTGGTCGATCACTCTGCCCCAGCTGCGGCGCACCACCGCGCTGATCGCGGTACTTCAGGTGCTGGCGTCCCTGAAGGTCTTCGACCAGATCTATCTGCTCACCAAGGGCGGTCCGGACAACTCGACGAAACCGATCATCGAGTACATCTACGACACGGGCTTCGCCAACTACCGCCTGGGCTACGCATCAGCGGTGTCCTACGTCTTCTTCGCGATCGTCATCATCCTCTCGATCGCCCAACTCAAGATCTTTTCGCGCAGGGAGGACTGA
- a CDS encoding carbohydrate ABC transporter permease: MAPDTLAPTTGTPPRSTMPREVARRRGGTQGWHPTLGTGPTTRILTSLALVLMAAAWLLPFAWAIDTSLKTEVDASSDTGWFPDGGFSLDAYRKIFDQGNIPVWALNSLLIALAVTALTVLISAMAAYAFSRTLFRGRRALFAATLASIMVPPQILIVPLFRQMLSMNLVDTYAAVILPQAVAPAMVYILKKFFDSVPRELEEAARIDGAGSWRVFASVVLPLSRPILAAVAIFVFITTWNNFLWPFISTSDPGLMTLPVGLSTIKDSSGLMYAQTSAASILAGIPLLIVFMLFQRQIVKSVATTGLGGQ, from the coding sequence ATGGCACCGGACACACTCGCACCCACGACCGGTACACCACCGCGGAGCACCATGCCGCGCGAGGTCGCCCGCCGCCGCGGCGGCACGCAGGGCTGGCACCCCACTCTGGGCACCGGGCCCACCACGCGGATTCTCACCTCACTGGCCCTGGTCCTGATGGCCGCCGCATGGCTGCTCCCGTTCGCCTGGGCCATCGACACCTCACTGAAGACCGAGGTCGACGCCAGCTCGGACACCGGCTGGTTCCCTGACGGCGGTTTCAGCCTCGACGCCTACCGGAAGATCTTCGACCAGGGCAACATCCCGGTCTGGGCGCTGAACAGCCTGCTGATCGCCCTCGCTGTGACGGCGCTGACAGTGCTGATCTCCGCGATGGCGGCATACGCCTTCTCCCGCACGCTCTTTCGCGGGCGCCGTGCGCTCTTCGCCGCCACTCTCGCATCGATCATGGTTCCGCCGCAGATTCTGATCGTGCCGCTGTTCCGGCAGATGCTGTCCATGAACCTGGTCGACACCTACGCCGCGGTGATCCTCCCGCAGGCGGTGGCGCCGGCGATGGTGTACATCCTGAAGAAGTTCTTCGACTCGGTGCCCCGCGAACTGGAGGAGGCGGCCCGTATCGACGGTGCGGGCAGCTGGCGGGTGTTCGCCAGTGTGGTGCTGCCGCTGTCCCGCCCGATTCTGGCGGCCGTGGCGATCTTTGTCTTCATCACCACCTGGAACAACTTCCTGTGGCCGTTCATCAGCACCAGCGACCCGGGCCTGATGACGCTGCCGGTGGGCCTGTCGACGATCAAGGACTCCTCGGGGCTCATGTACGCGCAGACATCTGCGGCATCGATCCTGGCCGGCATTCCGCTGCTGATCGTCTTCATGCTCTTCCAGCGGCAGATCGTCAAGTCGGTGGCGACGACCGGCCTGGGCGGTCAGTGA
- a CDS encoding DUF4232 domain-containing protein codes for MRPLVLAAALVCAPVPPAVAASPHALPECAADSLGYRAHTLPPIARSVVLLTVTNRGKQNCTIDRFPTVTFAGLDGSANPAPPVESGPHVINAGRTLYAALRTDDTTAPAHYVPSLAVAASPAHAGRVFTASGIGAPAPGIAVYDPVTTLWRTSADDAVAALPD; via the coding sequence ATGCGCCCACTTGTCCTCGCCGCCGCCCTCGTCTGCGCGCCGGTCCCCCCGGCCGTCGCCGCGTCCCCGCACGCCCTTCCCGAATGCGCGGCGGACTCCCTCGGGTACCGGGCCCACACCCTCCCACCCATCGCGAGGAGTGTCGTACTCCTCACGGTCACCAACCGCGGCAAGCAGAACTGCACCATCGACCGGTTTCCGACGGTGACGTTCGCCGGCCTGGACGGATCGGCCAATCCAGCGCCGCCCGTGGAAAGCGGACCGCATGTCATCAACGCCGGCCGGACTCTCTACGCGGCCCTGCGCACGGACGACACCACCGCTCCCGCCCATTACGTACCGAGCCTGGCCGTAGCGGCGAGTCCCGCCCACGCCGGCAGGGTCTTCACCGCCTCCGGAATCGGCGCCCCCGCCCCGGGGATCGCGGTGTACGACCCGGTCACCACGCTGTGGCGGACGTCGGCCGACGACGCGGTCGCCGCGCTGCCGGACTGA
- a CDS encoding LacI family DNA-binding transcriptional regulator, whose amino-acid sequence MVTGNEHEAIGTSRPGGRGGAAKSAKMKDVAALAGVSPKTVSNVINGFVHVTPETRERVQQAIRTLGYRPNTSARNLRRGRTGMIGLVLPELNIPYFAELAEHFLTTAEEHGRTLLIEQTLGDRTREAAVIDGLGDQVVDGIVLSPLGLHGQALAGRVDTMPLVLIGERPSGGLTDHVAIDNVTAAREAVAHLIAGGRSRIAAIGAQLEPDVGTPLLRMTGYHQALHDAGLPIDTRLEIETHRYHRADGAKAMNALLDAGDPPDAVFCFNDALALGALRTLYERGLRVPQDIAVMGFDDVDAGRFAIPSLSTVAPDKAAVARHAVQLLLDRIDAPETAAREITIGHELRVRESTGG is encoded by the coding sequence ATGGTCACGGGGAACGAGCACGAAGCGATCGGCACCAGCAGGCCCGGCGGGCGCGGGGGAGCGGCGAAGAGCGCGAAGATGAAGGACGTGGCCGCGCTCGCCGGCGTCTCGCCCAAGACCGTCTCCAATGTCATCAACGGTTTTGTGCATGTCACGCCGGAGACCCGCGAGCGGGTGCAGCAGGCCATCAGGACCCTCGGCTACCGTCCCAACACGAGCGCCCGCAATCTGCGCCGCGGCCGCACCGGAATGATCGGCCTGGTCCTGCCGGAACTGAACATCCCTTACTTCGCCGAGCTCGCCGAGCACTTCCTCACCACGGCGGAGGAGCACGGCAGAACGTTGCTCATCGAGCAGACCCTGGGGGACCGTACCCGGGAGGCGGCGGTGATCGACGGTCTCGGCGACCAGGTCGTCGACGGGATCGTGCTCAGCCCCCTGGGACTGCACGGCCAGGCGCTGGCGGGACGCGTCGACACGATGCCGCTCGTCCTGATCGGCGAGCGCCCCAGCGGCGGCCTCACCGACCATGTGGCCATCGACAACGTGACCGCAGCCCGGGAGGCGGTGGCGCACCTCATCGCGGGAGGCCGCAGCCGGATCGCAGCCATCGGGGCGCAGCTCGAACCGGATGTCGGCACCCCACTGCTCCGGATGACCGGCTACCACCAGGCACTTCATGACGCCGGACTGCCGATCGACACACGCCTCGAGATCGAGACGCACCGCTATCACCGGGCGGACGGTGCGAAGGCGATGAACGCCCTGCTGGACGCGGGTGATCCGCCGGACGCCGTCTTCTGCTTCAACGACGCGCTGGCTCTCGGAGCGCTGCGCACCCTGTACGAACGAGGGCTGCGGGTTCCCCAGGACATCGCGGTGATGGGCTTCGACGATGTGGACGCCGGCCGTTTCGCGATCCCGAGTCTGAGCACCGTCGCGCCCGACAAGGCGGCCGTCGCCCGGCATGCGGTCCAGCTGCTGCTGGACCGCATCGACGCACCGGAGACGGCGGCGCGCGAGATCACCATCGGGCATGAACTCCGTGTCAGGGAGAGCACGGGCGGATGA
- a CDS encoding ThuA domain-containing protein: protein MTSETSGTRKALVVRGGWEGHQPVRTTGLFISFLRDRGFAIDVSDSLDVYADAERLAATDLVVQCWSMGEITREQSEGIAAAVRAGTGLAGWHGGIIDAFRGDVGYHRLTGGQFLAHPPGYLDHEVNVVAGQSCHPVVAGLDDFSVHTEQYWVSTDPLIDVLATTHFRAGEERDRPVTMPAVWTRNWGEGRVFVSTIGHKPDDFDVPQVRTLTERGLLWASR, encoded by the coding sequence ATGACGTCCGAGACGTCCGGCACCCGGAAGGCCCTCGTTGTCCGCGGCGGCTGGGAAGGCCACCAGCCCGTGAGGACCACCGGCCTCTTCATATCCTTTCTCCGCGACCGCGGCTTCGCCATCGATGTCAGCGACAGTCTGGACGTGTACGCCGATGCCGAACGGCTGGCCGCCACCGACCTCGTCGTGCAGTGCTGGTCCATGGGGGAGATCACCCGTGAGCAGAGCGAAGGGATTGCCGCCGCCGTCCGCGCCGGAACCGGTCTGGCGGGCTGGCACGGCGGAATCATCGACGCCTTCCGTGGTGACGTCGGCTACCACCGGCTGACCGGCGGCCAGTTCCTGGCGCACCCGCCCGGCTACCTCGACCATGAGGTGAATGTGGTGGCCGGGCAGTCCTGTCACCCCGTCGTCGCGGGGCTCGACGACTTTAGTGTCCACACCGAGCAGTACTGGGTGTCCACCGATCCGCTGATCGATGTGCTGGCGACCACGCACTTCCGGGCAGGCGAGGAGCGCGACAGGCCCGTCACCATGCCCGCCGTCTGGACCAGGAACTGGGGCGAGGGCCGGGTGTTCGTCTCCACCATCGGCCACAAGCCGGACGACTTCGACGTGCCCCAGGTGCGGACACTCACCGAAAGGGGGCTCCTGTGGGCGAGCCGCTGA
- a CDS encoding TetR/AcrR family transcriptional regulator, which produces MPPQESAMSSSRSKITPEREREFFEAVIELLREGGYDALTMEGVASRSRCGKSTLYRQWGSKPQLVACALRGTRGGSVTSIDTGTLAGDLRETARALGAHSGRDTPLMHALSHAALQNEELHEALREGLTEPIAAAIDAMVTRAVERGEMAADNPAREFVAAQLMGAMRARPMLDGQYADAEYLLRFLECAVLPALRPAGT; this is translated from the coding sequence ATGCCGCCCCAGGAGTCCGCGATGTCGTCCTCGCGTTCCAAGATCACGCCGGAGCGGGAGCGGGAGTTCTTCGAGGCCGTCATCGAGCTGCTTCGCGAGGGCGGCTACGACGCTCTGACCATGGAGGGTGTCGCTTCCCGCTCGCGGTGCGGCAAGTCCACCCTCTACCGCCAGTGGGGGAGCAAACCCCAGCTGGTGGCATGTGCGCTGCGCGGCACCCGGGGTGGAAGCGTCACGAGCATCGACACCGGTACTCTCGCGGGAGATCTGCGGGAGACGGCCCGGGCGCTGGGCGCGCACTCGGGACGTGACACGCCGTTGATGCACGCGCTCAGTCACGCGGCTCTGCAGAACGAGGAACTCCACGAAGCGCTGCGCGAAGGCCTGACCGAACCCATCGCCGCGGCCATCGACGCGATGGTCACCAGAGCGGTGGAACGCGGTGAGATGGCAGCCGACAATCCGGCACGGGAGTTCGTCGCGGCGCAGCTCATGGGTGCGATGCGGGCACGCCCCATGCTCGACGGCCAGTATGCCGACGCGGAGTACCTGCTGCGCTTCCTCGAGTGCGCGGTCCTCCCCGCCCTGAGACCGGCCGGCACCTGA
- a CDS encoding DMT family transporter → MNASVIAVGLSLLSAVGYATAAVAQERLASRTEPQAGLLRMLGSAAWWSSVGLNAAAALLHVAALKYGSLTLVQPLGALTLVAAVPLGAYLAGRHVARVEWRGTALTLLGLCALLLTTGGAAPHRTLSLPRVLAIAAVSLVLVLALVRRTAMPGGRSGLRFGAASGLVSGVASALTQTVTVSVTDRASGPPLDWRTAVVALLVAACAAGGLLLSQYAYRGGLGAPLAMVTLANPLAASAIGLALLGERLHGGATGLVLALLGAAAAARGVVLLTRATAAAPAADHGSAPPAKAQEPAPALRPTPAPPGEPLFR, encoded by the coding sequence ATGAACGCCTCGGTCATAGCCGTAGGACTCTCGCTGTTGTCGGCCGTCGGCTACGCCACGGCCGCTGTCGCACAGGAGCGCCTCGCCTCCCGCACCGAGCCGCAGGCCGGCCTGCTGCGGATGCTCGGCAGCGCTGCCTGGTGGTCGTCGGTGGGTCTCAACGCGGCCGCGGCGCTGCTGCACGTGGCGGCGCTGAAGTACGGGTCGCTCACGCTGGTGCAGCCGCTCGGCGCACTCACCCTGGTTGCGGCGGTCCCACTGGGCGCCTACCTGGCCGGACGCCATGTCGCCCGCGTCGAATGGCGCGGCACCGCGCTGACCCTGCTGGGGCTCTGCGCGCTGCTGCTGACGACCGGAGGCGCGGCTCCGCACCGGACCCTCTCGCTGCCCAGGGTCCTCGCGATCGCTGCGGTGTCCCTCGTTCTGGTCCTTGCACTGGTCCGGCGTACCGCGATGCCCGGAGGCCGCTCCGGCCTGCGGTTCGGAGCGGCCTCCGGCCTCGTGTCCGGGGTCGCTTCGGCGCTCACCCAGACAGTGACGGTGTCGGTGACCGACCGCGCATCGGGTCCGCCGCTCGACTGGCGGACGGCGGTGGTGGCCCTGCTGGTGGCTGCCTGCGCCGCGGGCGGTCTGCTGCTCTCGCAGTACGCCTACCGTGGCGGTCTGGGCGCACCTCTCGCCATGGTCACCCTCGCCAACCCGCTCGCCGCCTCGGCGATCGGCCTGGCTCTGCTCGGTGAACGGCTGCACGGCGGGGCGACCGGTCTGGTGCTCGCCCTGCTGGGCGCCGCCGCCGCTGCCCGGGGCGTGGTCCTGCTCACCAGGGCGACGGCTGCCGCGCCCGCCGCGGATCACGGATCGGCCCCGCCGGCGAAAGCGCAGGAGCCGGCGCCGGCCCTGAGGCCCACGCCGGCTCCACCAGGGGAACCGCTGTTCCGCTGA